The nucleotide sequence TTTTTTGATACAATGTTTTGTCCAGAGTGCGGAAGTACAGATAAGGAAATGGTTGGCGACGTCTGCATAGACTGTTTTTTAAAAGAATTTCAGATGATTGAAATACCGGAACGCATTGAAGTTCAAATATGCAGCCATTGTAACAGTAAACTTGAAGAGGGGAAATGGAGCGATGAATTCATTCCCGAAGAAGAAATCATATACCGTGCACTTGAGAGAAACATTAAAATAGCTGATGAAGTTGAAAACGAAGCCATCAACCTTGAGATTGACCAGGTCAAAGGTACAATAAGCTCCTGCATTGTTGAAGCCATAGGAGAAGTTCATGGCACTGAAATCGCAGAAAGTCATGACACAGAAGTTAAAATCCTAAAGACCGTTTGTCCTACCTGCAGCAAGATGCAGTCCGGATATTATGAAACCGTAATCCAGTTCAGAGCAGACAACAGGGAAATAAAAAGTGAAGAGTATGCAAAAGCCGATGAGATTGTTGAGAGAACATTGACAAAACAGTCCAAAAGCGACAAGCTGGCGTATTGTCCTCAAATTGCAAAGCTAAAGGAAGGATATGATTACTATATCGGATCATTTAAATCAGGTCATAAGGTGGCCGAGGCATTGAAGGAAGAGTTCGGAGGAATCATAAAAGAGTCACCAAGACTCATAAGTGAGGACAAATCAACTGGAAAAGGGCTTTACCGTGTTTGGATTTCAGTGAGAATTCCCGAGTTTGAAATCAGTGACTTCATCAAATTCGAGGACAAAACCATACAGGTTCAAAGCATCAGCAAAAACAGCATTGTTGGAGCAGACATTTCAACAGGTAAAAAGCACAACATTCCAATGAAGAATATGGAAGAGATTGAACTTGTTAAAAAGTCAGATGAAATAGAAACCACAACAATTATCTCAAAATCCCCAAGCATTATACAGATACTGGATCCAAGCGACTATTCCGCTGTGGATTTGGAAATGAAAGATGAATTCAAAGATTATAATATTGGCGATGAAATAAAACTCATAAAAATTGACAATTACATTTATTTATTGAATTAAAGTGATAGAATGAACATTGATGAAAAAA is from uncultured Methanobrevibacter sp. and encodes:
- a CDS encoding 60S ribosomal export protein NMD3 — encoded protein: MFCPECGSTDKEMVGDVCIDCFLKEFQMIEIPERIEVQICSHCNSKLEEGKWSDEFIPEEEIIYRALERNIKIADEVENEAINLEIDQVKGTISSCIVEAIGEVHGTEIAESHDTEVKILKTVCPTCSKMQSGYYETVIQFRADNREIKSEEYAKADEIVERTLTKQSKSDKLAYCPQIAKLKEGYDYYIGSFKSGHKVAEALKEEFGGIIKESPRLISEDKSTGKGLYRVWISVRIPEFEISDFIKFEDKTIQVQSISKNSIVGADISTGKKHNIPMKNMEEIELVKKSDEIETTTIISKSPSIIQILDPSDYSAVDLEMKDEFKDYNIGDEIKLIKIDNYIYLLN